A DNA window from Rossellomorea marisflavi contains the following coding sequences:
- a CDS encoding helix-turn-helix domain-containing protein: MIESLNKFPHKIHIKLGDILKERGLTQGDLHRLTGLRVATINELVNFKKKSLTVAHLVSIMIALRITDLRDLIEIEFDDEVKAYFQQENERMKNGFTPDLNKTVDRNVRQMSEGTKN; this comes from the coding sequence GTGATTGAATCACTGAATAAATTTCCCCATAAAATTCACATAAAATTAGGAGATATCCTAAAAGAAAGAGGATTGACGCAGGGGGACCTTCATCGCTTGACCGGGTTGCGTGTGGCAACGATCAATGAGTTGGTGAACTTTAAGAAAAAGTCACTCACCGTCGCCCATCTTGTATCCATCATGATCGCCCTCAGGATCACGGACCTGCGTGATCTCATCGAGATTGAATTCGATGACGAAGTCAAAGCCTACTTCCAACAAGAGAATGAACGAATGAAGAATGGATTCACCCCCGACCTGAACAAGACCGTTGATCGAAATGTGAGACAGATGTCGGAAGGGACAAAGAATTAA